In a single window of the Debaryomyces hansenii CBS767 chromosome A complete sequence genome:
- a CDS encoding DEHA2A02574p (similar to uniprot|Q08971 Saccharomyces cerevisiae YPL225w) yields MGKFKAEEAENLEDIEKQFAVKAVMQAETYWGLLEKIPGSKLKLTKYDDRIYDQLLEDFPEFKDPSAAAVIEEAYMKSPSGKAKWRAFCDKFKDIEDYNFGTLLRSKATDEYSQEGTIFAVRIQFYAVEIARNRYGLNDWIANK; encoded by the coding sequence ATGGGTAAATTTAaagcagaagaagctgAAAACttggaagatattgaaaagcaATTTGCTGTCAAGGCAGTAATGCAAGCTGAAACATACTGGGGTTTGTTAGAAAAGATTCCTGGTTCCAAATTGAAGTTGACCAAGTATGATGACCGTATCTACGatcaattattagaagatttCCCAGAATTCAAAGACCCATCCGCCGCTGCTGTCATCGAAGAGGCTTACATGAAGAGTCCAAGTGGAAAGGCCAAATGGAGAGCATTTTGTGACAAGTTCAAGGACATTGAAGATTACAACTTTGGTACTCTTTTGAGATCCAAGGCCACCGACGAATACTCTCAAGAAGGTACTATATTTGCTGTCAGAATCCAATTCTACGCTGTAGAAATTGCTAGAAATAGATATGGCTTAAATGACTGGATTGCTAACAAATAA
- a CDS encoding DEHA2A02530p (highly similar to uniprot|Q02159 Saccharomyces cerevisiae YMR022W QRI8 Ubiquitin conjugating enzyme), with protein sequence MAPRSTAQKRLLKEYQQLARDPPPGIVAGPISEDDLFKWECLLAGPPDTPYENGVFPASLTFPKDYPLSPPTLTFDPPLLHPNIYADGTVCISILHAPGEDPNQYERPEERWSPVQSIEKILLSVMSMLAEPNPESGANIDACKLWRDNRVEYDRQIRDHVRKTLGL encoded by the coding sequence ATGGCACCTCGTTCAACAGCTCAAAAGAGGTTATTGAAAGAGTATCAACAGCTTGCAAGGGACCCACCCCCGGGAATAGTTGCTGGACCAATTTCAGAGGATGATTTGTTTAAATGGGAATGCTTATTGGCAGGTCCACCGGATACCCCATACGAAAACGGAGTGTTCCCAGCTAGCTTAACCTTTCCAAAAGATTATCCGTTGAGTCCACCTACTCTAACGTTTGACCCACCATTATTGCACCCAAATATCTATGCGGATGGTACGGTTTGTATATCCATATTGCATGCTCCGGGAGAAGATCCAAACCAATATGAACGGCCAGAAGAGAGATGGTCTCCGGTGCAAAGTATAGAGAAAATATTGTTGAGTGTGATGTCGATGCTAGCAGAACCAAACCCAGAAAGTGGTGCTAACATCGATGCGTGTAAGTTATGGAGAGATAATAGGGTTGAGTACGACAGACAGATCAGAGATCATGTAAGAAAGACTTTAGGCTTGTGA
- a CDS encoding DEHA2A02552p (similar to uniprot|P50264 Saccharomyces cerevisiae YMR020W FMS1 Polyamine oxidase), whose protein sequence is MTQSIEVEVCIIGGGVSGLKAAHTLLNHSGSKYSSKDLILLEAQDRLGGRIFTDRKSSKLGISYDLGASWFHDSLNNVVLEESIKDGTFNVMEDGYYDDKDIRVFASDEDGPLDVNNMKLHRVAEDLEKFIELYYFDDLNKADMSLNEIVELFMEKHSSRLTTEQKRYCSTILRYLELWYGITWDKISAKYSIMDHQGRNLFNKKGYDFLINKLASGIPEDRILHSHPVTNIIRNNKKGNERVAVESSNGPTVYCNYLVVTVPQSILSLSPSHTHGITWIPPLPSNITDALENIHFGALGKVIFEFESCWWDINEDRFEILADSTDDSSLSSPISSSPESFKFPVFAVNCAAVYKESVRGASLCILTQSPLTDYLESHPQQAWSYFKPMLSKLKLNDLQVSDPINTITSNWTNNPYIRGSYSAVETGDDPLDIITQLSGEHDCGLIDKNIRFAGEHTTSDGSGCVHGAYMSGQREAMWILNDCGAFSTQ, encoded by the coding sequence ATGACCCAATCTATTGAAGTTGAGGTGTGTATCATTGGGGGAGGTGTATCTGGTCTCAAGGCAGCTCATACCTTACTCAATCACTCTggatcaaaatattcatctaAAGACTTGATTTTACTCGAGGCTCAAGATAGACTTGGTGGTAGAATATTCACCGACCGAAAGTCGTCAAAATTAGGTATATCGTATGACTTGGGAGCATCTTGGTTTCATGATTCGTTAAATAACGTCGTGTTGGAAGAATCGATTAAGGATGGTACTTTTAATGTTATGGAAGACGGTTATTACGACGATAAGGATATCAGAGTCTTCGCATCTGATGAGGACGGACCACTAGATGTCAACAATATGAAACTCCATAGAGTGGCCGAGGACCTAGAAAAGTTCATTGAGTTATACTATTTTGACGATTTGAACAAAGCGGATATGTCGTTAAACGAAATAGTTGAATTGTTTATGGAAAAGCATTCTTCCAGATTGACCACGGAACAAAAAAGATATTGCAGCACCATTTTGAGATACCTCGAGTTGTGGTATGGCATTACATGGGATAAGATTAGTGCTAAGTATTCTATTATGGATCACCAGGGCAGAAACCTCTTCAATAAGAAGGGATACGATTTCTTGATCAACAAATTGGCTCTGGGTATCCCAGAGGATAGAATCCTCCATAGCCATCCCGTCACTAATATCATCCGCAATAATAAGAAGGGCAACGAAAGAGTAGCTGTGGAATCATCCAATGGTCCGACGGTTTACTGTAATTACCTCGTTGTCACGGTCCCTCAGAGTATTTTATCGTTGAGCCCACTGCATACCCATGGGATCACCTGGATACCTCCTCTTCCATCTAATATCACCGATGCATTAGAAAATATTCACTTTGGCGCATTGGGAAAAGTCATTTTCGAATTTGAATCTTGCTGGTGGGATATCAATGAAGACCGGTTTGAAATACTTGCTGATTCCACCGATGACAGTCTGCTCTCCTCGCCCATAAGCCTGTCTCCCGAAAGCTTTAAATTTCCTGTATTTGCAGTCAACTGTGCTGCTGTATATAAGGAATCGGTCAGGGGTGCTAGTCTTTGTATCCTCACTCAATCACCGCTAACTGACTATTTGGAGTCGCATCCCCAGCAAGCATGGTCCTATTTCAAACCCATGTTGTCCAAGTTAAAACTAAATGATCTTCAAGTCTCCGATCCAATCAACACCATCACATCTAATTGGACCAATAACCCCTATATAAGAGGCTCCTACAGTGCTGTTGAGACAGGAGATGATCCTTTAGATATTATCACCCAATTATCTGGCGAACACGATTGCGGATTGATAGACAAAAATATCCGCTTTGCAGGTGAACACACTACACTGGATGGTTCTGGGTGTGTACACGGTGCCTACATGAGCGGTCAACGAGAAGCCATGTGGATCCTTAATGATTGTGGAGCCTTTAGTACCCAATAA
- a CDS encoding DEHA2A02640p (some similarities with uniprot|Q07824 Saccharomyces cerevisiae YLL028w TPO1 Proton-motive-force-dependent multidrug transporter of the major facilitator superfamily), producing MGEYGFTRGVAELPYLSMLVDIFIGSFVCTLFEKRFNKAMAKNNGKPIPEERLSPMIFGSIFFAIGLFLLAWSGSYPEHVHWIVPTIGSSFIGFGLITIFLPCMNYIIDCYLMFAASAMAANTFLRSMFGGAFPLFARQMFVNMKIQWVGILLGCVSVVLLPVPFLFYSYGRKIREK from the coding sequence ATGGGAGAGTATGGGTTTACTCGAGGTGTTGCGGAATTACCATATTTATCAATGTTGGTAGATATTTTTATTGGTAGCTTTGTTTGTACACTATTTGAAAAGAGATTCAACAAAGCTATGGCTAAGAATAATGGAAAACCTATTCCCGAAGAAAGGTTGTCTCCCATGATATTTggatcaatattttttgcaattggaCTCTTCTTGTTAGCTTGGAGCGGCTCTTATCCAGAACATGTTCACTGGATTGTTCCCACAATTGGCAGTTCCTTTATTGGTTTTGGTTTAATTACTATCTTTTTGCCATGCATGaactatattattgattgtTATTTAATGTTTGCAGCATCTGCCATGGCAGCCAACACCTTTTTGAGGTCTATGTTTGGAGGAGCGTTCCCTTTATTTGCCCGTCAGATGTTTgtgaatatgaaaatacaATGGGTAGGTATTTTATTAGGCTGTGTTAGTGTTGTGTTGTTACCAGTACCTTTCTTATTTTACAGTTATGGCCGAAAGATTAGAGAAAAGTAG
- a CDS encoding DEHA2A02596p (some similarities with uniprot|Q05040 Saccharomyces cerevisiae YMR029C FAR8 Protein involved in G1 cell cycle arrest in response to pheromone) — protein sequence MNNPKMQSNNTNSNSNNVNMNNNGSSKLPQWQQQQQQPLANYTLPGVINYLTSEFTDLERFKIMTNLEKSEMKYKIVQLQGELNTLRYITEKQKSRIDVLEKENQKLHRQLKHEGRDSQSGSETKKEGTIKEDDIEIPEIDLLEIQKSRTQLTKSMRQVLHLLKTPHANNMNPLNLNNPADESNEYDDLIKNDKSDAFCFSEKGDTRIPDYSGRSRKYNKESIFSQYLNDIPFDSENQGSTEKIQDDSCQNNLTGIGDINATSIQYLAQPSEEKEVFPSSNYKAEESDAETVIMDDSDGEELELTKTKSNLAKKPVTNSSSANYSPVKSEFPSESNNVTEDTYSVKPNALITTNDPKYGSCRMFTSCLNNTIVYLNYDHDSDENLVLLNVWSTSLNKLVVSKEFTDTIVERPTNIIDIYCVSHDESNSTIYLLIIYKSGTVDHIKLNENSQISKSCILNLAPTTLNSSKLIEFRHKSSPESRNFGLVVTGLQNPASIPFIKVYNLMVDAMNSIIETEIGSYVKSFFKLQNLQESDMFEVVHWFKNDDTTSITDTSSQKPNKGKSHKRTVSCTDVSLSPYEIILKLGYQLIRFNFVSKKYYTLIDEQHGDTTKDVCFNDHLAIFVEVKEDIYKLRVYDLVKKTTISQTNFNGSLAQNSSLILVSDQKKYAIARLDRTHIQFYDLNFSLLHHINISPLPNTLLYANGEIVLATVSNNSVENLAIYDLNTFTA from the coding sequence ATGAACAATCCTAAGATGCAACTGAATAATACCAATAGCAATTCCAATAATGTAAATATGAACAACAACGGAAGCCTGAAGTTACCGCAATggcaacagcaacagcagcagCCATTGGCGAATTATACGTTACCGGGGGTCATTAATTACTTAACATCGGAGTTTACTGATCTTGAAAGATTCAAGATCATGACAAACTTAGAGAAATCagaaatgaaatataaaattgtACAATTACAGGGAGAACTTAATACATTAAGATATATAACTGAAAAACAAAAGTCCCGTATAGATGTGCTCGAAAAAgagaatcaaaaattacaCAGGCAATTGAAACATGAAGGACGGGATAGTCAATCGGGAAGTGAAACCAAGAAGGAGGGAACGATTAAAGAAGACGATATTGAAATACCCGAAATAGATTTACTAGAAATTCAGAAATCAAGAACACAATTGACGAAGTCCATGAGACAAGTATTGCATTTGTTAAAGACGCCCCATGCGAACAATATGAATCCTTTGAACCTAAATAATCCGGCCGATGAACTGAACGAATATGATGACTTAATAAAGAATGACAAATCGGATGCGTTTTGTTTTTCTGAGAAGGGCGATACTCGGATTCCGGATTACAGTGGAAGAAGTCGCAAATATAACAAAGAAAGCATATTTTCacaatatttgaatgatattcCTTTCGATTCCGAAAATCAGGGTTCAactgaaaaaattcaagacGATCTGTGTCAGAACAACTTAACCGGAATAGGAGATATTAATGCGACAagtattcaatatttagCCCAACCTTCGGAAGAAAAGGAAGTATTTCCATCGTCAAACTATAAGGCAGAAGAAAGTGATGCCGAAACTGTAATCATGGATGACTCTGATggtgaagaattggaattgaCGAAAACGAAGTCAAATCTCGCCAAGAAACCTGTCACCAACTCGAGTTCAGCTAACTACTCACCTGTCAAGTCAGAATTTCCTTcagaatcaaataatgttaCTGAGGATACGTATTCTGTAAAACCGAACGCGTTGATTACAACTAATGATCCTAAGTATGGGTCCTGCCGGATGTTTACTTCTTGCTTGAATAACACAATagtttatttgaattacGACCACGATTCAGACGAAAATTTGGTTTTACTAAATGTATGGTCGACGTCATTGAACAAATTGGTTGTTTCGAAAGAATTTACAGACACCATCGTTGAAAGGCCTACCAATATTATTGACATATACTGCGTTTCGCACGATGAAAGTAACCTGACGATCTACTTATTGATTATCTATAAGTCCGGAACTGTTGATCATATTAAGCTTAACGAAAATTCCCAAATATCCAAGTCCTGTATTCTTAACCTTGCACCAACaactttgaattcatcCAAGTTGATTGAATTTAGGCATAAGTCTAGTCCTGAATCTAGAAATTTTGGTCTTGTTGTAACTGGTTTACAAAACCCTGCATCGATTCCATTTATCAAAGTCTATAATTTGATGGTAGATGCTATGAATTCGATAATTGAGACCGAAATTGGATCATACGTTAAAAGTTTCTTtaagttgcaaaatttaCAAGAATCTGATATGTTTGAGGTGGTCCACTGGTTCAAAAACGACGATACTACGTCCATAACAGACACATCGTCTCAAAAACCTAACAAGGGTAAATCCCACAAGAGAACGGTATCTTGCACCGATGTTTCTCTCTCTCCGTATGAGATCATCCTTAAATTAGGCTACCAGTTAATCagatttaattttgtcCTGAAAAAATACTACACTTTGATCGACGAACAGCATGGCGATACCACGAAAGACGTTTGTTTCAATGACCATTTAGCAATTTTTGTTGAAGTTAAGGAGGATATCTATAAATTAAGAGTATACGATTTAGTTAAGAAGACAACGATAAGTCAAACCAACTTCAATGGCTCGTTAGCCCAGAATTCTAGTCTTATCTTAGTCAGCGATCAGAAAAAGTATGCCATTGCTAGATTGGACAGAActcatattcaattttacgATTTGAATTTCTCCTTATTACATCATATCAACATTTCTCCTTTACCCAATACTTTGTTATACGCCAATGGTGAAATTGTTTTAGCCACGGTCTCCAATAATTCCGTAGAAAATTTGGCTATTTACGATCTAAACACGTTTACTGCATAA
- a CDS encoding DEHA2A02508p (similar to uniprot|Q7SE42 Neurospora crassa NCU02134) codes for MTQVFIAKVKNVLSGDTVILVPSKTSQFPVPERMLTLSYVRSGDSYQSKEYLRQLLIGKDIKFRVLFKTPNVGKEFGDIQAPIFKSLVEHLLEKGHVKLKDNIQDDSEYVDDLRNLESKAKQSQVGLWSVTSASEDKIETIDLNEGIIGKSQNTPITTIVEKVISGDRVMARIIVNKNQHITTPLLLAGIKCPRTDDATESASVTKVAQEAKAFVEEKLLTTKAVIKVSVIGESQAGVPIALIHHPSGNNVHAKLLENGFGEVVDWQSSLVGSSTMGELRKAEQTAKALGKGLYSNTKVSRSSAPVTQSSKGLKPGSTITNASIAKVIGADTLIVRLPSSDEELTVQLASIRGPKPSDSTVTSNHQQQLALVNTAREFVRQHVIGKTGTVYIDGYKDANKELGFDARFLISFKINGTNDLSEMIVNSGMGTVIKHNKATAHERSLNWDKLVELEEEQKKLAKKGVFFNGDINKVLTVGTRIVDASENYTKAKTFFNGFKQKGRIANGYYVEFIPSVNRVKLYNPKEGLKLTLILGGLSNNKNEALGDDGLKYMNKKFLQRSIEFDIYDMDKIGGFIGNLYLNASSLQPIQVSLLEQGLVSVHDLAVNSNPFSNELINAEESAKSSKKGLWANYDASKVQEELDSQNAKLSELKLDSAKPKFFDVEVTDIDSTGTISYHQLDQSTVNTFATFKKQFADFHSQTPSASNTSIDLPHNLSKPPKKGDLVSAKFSENGKYYRGKVLNYDKTTRNFEVKHLDFGNVDKVPLSSLRVLPAKFSLTQLPKFAHTCVLQNLRLPPTRPTDYLTDALYALEDLTFDKKLVISALPSSVPNVDYSVVLYDSEESLKDPTYTINKQLISEGWAVVEATGVSPNLKEYLESVQKVQQQARSAHLGCWEFGDVSFDDEDTLI; via the coding sequence ATGACTCAGGTGTTTATTGCTAAAGTAAAGAATGTATTAAGTGGAGACACCGTGATTTTGGTCCCATCAAAGACCTCACAATTCCCAGTTCCCGAGAGAATGTTAACACTTTCATATGTTAGGTCTGGTGATAGTTACCAATCAAAGGAATACTTAAGACAGTTATTAATTGGCAAAGATATCAAGTTCAGAGTATTATTTAAGACACCTAATGTTGGAAAGGAGTTTGGAGACATTCAAGCACCAATTTTCAAGTCATTGGTTGAACATTTACTTGAAAAGGGGCATGTTAAGTTGAAGGATAATATTCAAGACGATTCTGAATACGTTGACGACCTCCGTAATTTGGAAAGTAAAGCTAAACAAAGCCAAGTTGGCTTATGGAGCGTTACATCTGCCCTGGAGGATAAGATTGAGACCATTGACTTGAATGAGGGTATTATTGGTAAGTCGCAAAATACCCCAATAACTACAATTGTCGAAAAAGTTATCAGTGGTGATAGGGTTATGGCTCGTATAATTGTGAATAAGAACCAGCATATTACGACTCCGTTGTTATTAGCCGGTATCAAATGTCCAAGAACGGATGATGCCACCGAATCTGCCTCCGTAACTAAAGTTGCCCAGGAAGCTAAGGCATTTGTTGAAGAGAAGCTTTTGACCACCAAGGCTGTTATCAAGGTAAGTGTTATAGGTGAAAGTCAAGCAGGTGTGCCAATTGCACTTATTCACCATCCCTCGGGAAATAATGTTCATGCCAagttattagaaaatgGGTTCGGTGAGGTTGTCGACTGGCAATCTTCTTTGGTTGGTTCTTCGACCATGGGGGAGTTGAGAAAGGCTGAACAAACTGCTAAAGCTTTGGGTAAAGGTTTGTACTCGAATACAAAGGTTAGTCGTAGCTCTGCCCCAGTTACCCAGTCGAGCAAAGGCTTAAAGCCGGGATCAACCATTACGAATGCTTCTATCGCTAAAGTTATTGGAGCCGATACATTAATTGTGCGTTTACCTTCTTCTGACGAAGAGTTAACTGTCCAATTAGCTTCAATCAGAGGTCCAAAACCCTCCGATTCAACAGTCACTTCTAACCACCAACAACAATTAGCCTTAGTCAACACTGCCCGTGAATTCGTAAGACAACATGTTATTGGAAAAACTGGTACTGTTTATATCGATGGTTACAAAGATGCCAACAAGGAATTAGGTTTTGATGCCAGATTTCTTATTagtttcaaaatcaatggAACAAATGACTTATCCGAAATGATTGTCAACAGTGGTATGGGTACTGTCATCAAGCACAATAAGGCCACGGCACATGAACGGTCATTAAACTGGGACAAATTAGtggaattagaagaagaacaaaagaaACTTGCAAAGAAAGGTGTATTTTTCAATGgtgatataaataaagtTTTGACCGTAGGTACCAGAATTGTTGATGCTTCAGAAAATTACACCAAGGCTAAAACATTCTTCAATGGATTTAAGCAAAAGGGTAGAATTGCCAATGGCTATTACGTCGAATTTATTCCATCTGTAAACAGAGTTAAGTTATATAATCCTAAAGAAGGTTTAAAATTGACTTTGATTTTAGGAGGGTTGTCTAACAATAAGAATGAAGCCTTAGGAGACGACGgattaaaatatatgaataaaaaaTTCTTGCAAAGAAgcattgaatttgatatttatgaCATGGATAAAATCGGTGGCTTTATTGGTAACTTATATTTGAACGCTAGTAGCTTACAACCAATTCAAgtttcattattagaacAAGGTTTGGTTTCGGTCCATGACTTGGCTGTCAATTCCAACCCATTTTCTAACGAATTAATCAATGCCGAAGAATCTGCTAAATCATCCAAGAAAGGACTCTGGGCAAACTACGATGCTTCTAAGgtacaagaagaattagactCACAAAACGCCAAATTGAGTGAACTCAAACTTGATTCGgcaaaaccaaaatttttCGATGTTGAAGTAACCGATATTGATTCTACTGGTACAATCTCGTACCATCAATTGGACCAAAGTACCGTTAATACATTCGCCACCTTCAAGAAACAGTTTGCTGACTTCCACAGCCAGACACCAAGCGCAAGCAACACCTCCATCGATTTACCCCATAATTTGAGCAAGCCTCCAAAGAAAGGTGACTTGGTTTCGGCCAAGTTCTCCGAGAATGGTAAGTATTATCGTGGGAAGGTCTTAAATTATGACAAGACCACCAGAAACTTCGAAGTGAAGCATTTAGATTTCGGTAACGTCGACAAAGTTCCTCTCAGCTCCTTGCGTGTATTACCAGCCAAGTTCTCGCTCACCCAACTACCAAAGTTCGCCCACACTTGTGTTTTGCAAAACTTGAGATTGCCTCCTACCAGACCCACCGACTACTTGACCGATGCGTTGTATGCCTTAGAAGACCTCACCTTTGACAAGAAGTTAGTTATCAGTGCATTACCCTCGTCTGTCCCAAATGTAGATTACTCCGTAGTCTTATATGACTCAGAAGAATCCTTAAAGGATCCTACATACACCATCAACAAGCAATTAATCTCGGAAGGTTGGGCAGTCGTTGAAGCTACAGGTGTCTCGCCTAATCTCAAGGAATACCTTGAGTCAGTACAAAAGGTTCAACAACAAGCCAGATCTGCCCATTTGGGTTGCTGGGAATTCGGTGACGTCTCGTTTGACGACGAGGATACCCTTATCTAG
- a CDS encoding DEHA2A02662p (weakly similar to uniprot|P15365 Saccharomyces cerevisiae YJR152W DAL5 Allantoin permease) — translation MKDKGSSIVEEVSLDKQEVSENHENEHKDFDKLIDKAGIFLAEREGIYGEIQEGEEKRIVRKLDWRLLPMLFFTATLGAVDKQCISTAAIYGFTEDNNLSGSEYSWLGSIIFIGSLVGMWPMTFILQKFRLGMVLVVASLLWSALTLLFCAGHNFAGFAALRFLLGFIECAIVPGCTLMVTRFYIKKEQAPRLAYVFAFASSVINGFLSWLVGNFNDNIPKWKYLYLMVGSISFTWSCFIFFYLPDTPMNTKFLTDREKYFLIKKVVKNQTGIESNDWKWEQMVEALLEPKSYIIMLFNIGINITNGGLSAFSSIIINNLGFSAMESSLMSMPTGVIATLATIGFTYATTKFPNKRCLICVISLFIPLIGAILLYTIDQSKIGPQLFGLYLAYFYFAPYVIMMSLAQANTAGNTKKSVVYSMNYLGYAAGALIGPQTFRAEEAPKYTGGFTGMMVSFCVCILLSILYWFICVLNNRNKKAMVECDQNIEIQIAVASEETDLMYDLTDKQQATFLYTT, via the coding sequence ATGAAAGACAAAGGATCCTCTATAGTCGAAGAGGTTTCATTAGATAAGCAAGAAGTCAGTGAGAATCATGAAAACGAACATAAGGACTTcgataaattaatagataAGGCTGGTATATTTCTTGCCGAAAGAGAAGGTATCTATGGAGAAATACAAGAAGGAGAAGAAAAGAGAATTGTTCGTAAGCTCGATTGGAGACTTTTGCCAATGCTTTTTTTCACAGCCACATTGGGAGCGGTTGATAAGCAGTGCATAAGTACTGCAGCTATATATGGGTTCACTGAGGACAACAATTTACTGGGGTCCGAATATTCGTGGTTAGGTTCTATCATATTCATAGGATCCCTTGTGGGAATGTGGCCAATGACTTttatattgcaaaaatttaGACTAGGAATGGTCTTAGTTGTTGCATCATTACTTTGGAGTGCATTAACTTTACTATTTTGCGCTGGCCACAATTTTGCAGGGTTTGCTGCTTTGCGTTTCCTCTTGGGTTTTATTGAATGTGCAATTGTTCCTGGATGCACTTTAATGGTTACTCGTTTCTACATAAAAAAGGAACAGGCGCCTAGGTTAGCCTATGTATTTGCTTTTGCCTCATCAGTAATAAATGGGTTTTTGTCTTGGCTAGTTGGAAATTTTAATGACAATATACCTAAGTGGAAGTATCTATATTTAATGGTGGGATCTATTTCTTTTACTTGGAGTtgttttatcttcttctatttACCAGATACCCCTATGAACACGAAGTTTTTAACTGATAGAGAAAAgtattttcttattaagAAAGTGGTTAAAAATCAAACAGGTATAGAATCAAATGATTGGAAATGGGAACAGATGGTTGAAGCACTTTTGGAGCCTAAGTCTTACATTATCATGCTTTTCAATATAGGAATTAATATTACAAATGGTGGTCTTAGTGCTTTTTcttccattattattaataatttgggCTTTTCTGCCATGGAATCATCACTAATGAGTATGCCAACAGGTGTAATCGCTACATTGGCAACAATAGGATTCACATATGCTACTACAAAGTTTCCTAACAAAAGATGTTTAATTTGTGTGATTTCGTTATTTATTCCATTAATCGGTGCTATACTACTTTATACTATTGACCAGTCTAAAATTGGACCTCAGTTGTTTGGGCTCTATTTGGCTTATTTCTATTTTGCTCCATATGTCATTATGATGTCCTTGGCTCAGGCTAATACTGCTggaaatacaaaaaaatcTGTTGTTTACAGTATGAATTATCTAGGATATGCAGCAGGGGCATTAATCGGACCACAAACATTTAGAGCTGAAGAGGCACCAAAGTACACCGGTGGGTTTACTGGGATGATGGTATCTTTCTGTGTTTGTATTTTGCTCAGTATACTCTATTGGTTCATTTGTGTTTTGAATAACAGAAATAAGAAAGCTATGGTAGAATGCGATCAAAACATCGAAATTCAAATTGCTGTTGCCTCCGAAGAGACAGATCTAATGTATGATTTGACCGACAAACAACAGGCAACTTTCTTATACACAACTTAG
- a CDS encoding DEHA2A02618p (no similarity): MSSSNIDTIGQSNEGSTALSNTLSPSKPEVDDDNYDDDPQAFSLIRFFGVCYVFRSKSRCNGKVNVGSVAATLGTSLCIRFCLWPYYLGTMSSCCDVRPIWGC, encoded by the coding sequence ATGTCTTCTAGTAATATCGATACTATCGGACAATCTAATGAAGGTAGTACAGCCTTATCAAATACGCTTAGTCCTCTGAAACCAGAAGtcgatgatgataattatgatgatgacCCCCAGGCTTTCAGCCTTATCCGCTTCTTTGGGGTCTGCTATGTTTTTAGAAGCAAGTCAAGATGTAATGGAAAAGTTAATGTTGGATCTGTTGCTGCAACTTTAGGTACTTCTTTGTGTATTCGGTTTTGCCTCTGGCCCTATTATTTGGGAACCATGAGCTCCTGCTGCGATGTTAGACCTATTTGGGGCTGTTAA